In Amycolatopsis endophytica, the following are encoded in one genomic region:
- the miaA gene encoding tRNA (adenosine(37)-N6)-dimethylallyltransferase MiaA yields MRPIAVVGPTATGKSDLAITIARAVGGEVVNADALQLYRGMDIGTAKVPEHERQSVPHHLLDVLDVTETASVAAYQRDARAVIERLLERGTVPVLTGGSGLYVQAVLDDLRFPGTDPAVRARLETEAAEAGTGALYSRLSTLDPVAATAILPTNTRRIVRALEVIEITGEPFSANMPKPGPARYGTVLVGVDRETADLDRRVEVRVDRMFAAGLVGEVETLVERGLREGRTASRALGYQQVLDELDGERDFPAAAGATKQATRRFVRRQRSWFRRDARIRWFDGADLDLAERVLAAAAQ; encoded by the coding sequence GTGAGGCCGATCGCCGTCGTCGGCCCCACCGCGACCGGGAAGTCCGACCTCGCCATCACGATCGCCCGCGCGGTCGGCGGTGAGGTCGTCAACGCCGACGCCCTGCAGCTCTACCGCGGCATGGACATCGGGACCGCCAAGGTCCCCGAGCACGAGCGCCAAAGCGTCCCGCACCACCTGCTCGACGTACTGGACGTCACCGAGACCGCCTCCGTCGCGGCCTACCAGCGCGACGCCCGCGCCGTCATCGAGCGCCTGCTGGAGCGCGGCACGGTGCCGGTGCTGACCGGCGGGTCCGGCCTCTACGTGCAGGCCGTGCTGGACGACCTGCGCTTCCCCGGCACCGATCCGGCGGTGCGGGCGAGACTGGAAACCGAGGCGGCCGAGGCGGGCACCGGCGCCCTGTACAGCCGCCTGAGCACGCTCGACCCGGTCGCGGCCACGGCGATCCTGCCGACCAACACGCGCCGGATCGTGCGGGCGCTGGAGGTCATCGAGATCACCGGAGAGCCGTTCTCCGCGAACATGCCCAAGCCCGGCCCGGCGCGCTACGGCACCGTGCTGGTCGGCGTCGACCGGGAGACCGCGGACCTCGACCGGCGGGTCGAGGTCCGCGTGGACCGCATGTTCGCCGCCGGTCTCGTCGGCGAGGTCGAGACACTCGTGGAGCGCGGGCTGCGCGAGGGCAGGACGGCTTCGCGGGCGCTGGGTTACCAGCAGGTGCTCGACGAGCTGGACGGCGAACGGGATTTCCCCGCCGCGGCCGGCGCGACTAAGCAGGCGACGCGGCGATTCGTTCGCAGGCAACGATCCTGGTTCCGCCGGGACGCCCGGATCCGCTGGTTCGACGGCGCTGATCTCGACCTGGCCGAGCGGGTGCTCGCCGCGGCGGCCCAGTAG
- a CDS encoding DinB family protein, whose product MLFATDAWASRTVLDEPMPYHRWGLTQTSYPDPGSLGIDVDARPSLDEVLEARAGRMSVVRRIVGTLTDAELSRLCARPPAPGYPGQPRPVSRCLRVVMNEECEHRRYAERDLAVLAARS is encoded by the coding sequence TTGCTGTTCGCGACGGACGCGTGGGCGAGCCGGACGGTCCTCGACGAGCCGATGCCGTACCACCGCTGGGGTCTGACACAGACGTCGTACCCGGACCCCGGCTCGCTCGGCATCGACGTCGACGCCCGTCCCTCGCTCGACGAGGTGCTGGAAGCCCGCGCCGGCCGGATGTCCGTGGTACGCCGGATCGTCGGCACCCTGACCGACGCCGAACTGTCCCGCCTCTGCGCGCGACCACCGGCGCCCGGCTACCCCGGACAACCGCGTCCGGTGTCCCGCTGCCTGCGCGTGGTGATGAACGAGGAGTGCGAGCACCGCCGCTACGCCGAACGCGACCTCGCCGTCCTCGCAGCCCGCTCATGA
- a CDS encoding DUF349 domain-containing protein → MSDENPGTPAPHQVPHGHTPAGHGAPVPPAEPHPSRWGRVDDEGNVYVRTAEGERSVGVWQAGSPEEGLLHYARRFDDLRTEVELLGTRLSSGAGDPKHALSTATQLRESLPTAAVVGDLAALSSRIEQIVAHAEKALASAKQERETARAAAVGRKQGLAEEAEQIAAESLQWKAAGDRLRAILDEWKTIKGVDRKTDDELWKRFSKAREAFNRRRGSHFAELDKQRAAAKVRKEELIAEAEALSDSTDWGPTAGRYKDLMTEWKAAGRAPKEADDALWQRFRAAQDAFFSRRSATFSERDAEFATNATRKEELLVEAEKIDPGTNLDGAKAQLRRIQEQWDEIGKVPRERIRELDGRLKSVQDRIREVEESQWRRTDPEAQARAAQFRERVEQFEAQAAKARAAGDERRAKKADEQAAQWREWMQAAEQAVADR, encoded by the coding sequence ATGTCCGACGAGAACCCCGGCACCCCGGCACCCCACCAGGTGCCCCACGGCCACACGCCCGCCGGTCACGGCGCGCCGGTCCCGCCCGCCGAGCCGCACCCCTCCCGCTGGGGCCGGGTCGACGACGAGGGCAACGTCTACGTCCGGACGGCCGAGGGGGAACGCTCCGTCGGTGTGTGGCAGGCCGGTTCGCCCGAGGAGGGGCTGCTGCACTACGCGCGGCGCTTCGACGACCTGCGCACCGAGGTCGAACTGCTCGGCACCCGCCTCTCGTCCGGGGCGGGCGATCCCAAGCACGCGTTGTCCACCGCGACGCAGCTGCGGGAGAGCCTGCCGACCGCGGCGGTCGTCGGTGACCTGGCGGCGCTCTCGTCGCGGATCGAGCAGATCGTGGCGCACGCGGAGAAGGCTCTGGCATCGGCGAAGCAGGAGCGCGAGACGGCCCGTGCGGCCGCGGTCGGGCGCAAGCAGGGGCTCGCCGAAGAGGCCGAGCAGATCGCCGCCGAGTCGCTGCAGTGGAAGGCCGCGGGTGACCGGTTGCGCGCCATCCTCGACGAGTGGAAGACGATCAAGGGCGTCGACCGCAAGACCGACGACGAGCTGTGGAAGCGCTTTTCCAAGGCCCGCGAGGCGTTCAACCGCCGCCGTGGCTCCCACTTCGCGGAGCTGGACAAACAGCGCGCGGCGGCGAAGGTCCGCAAGGAGGAGCTGATCGCCGAGGCCGAGGCGCTGTCGGACTCGACGGACTGGGGCCCCACCGCCGGGCGCTACAAGGATCTCATGACGGAGTGGAAGGCCGCGGGCCGCGCGCCCAAGGAGGCCGACGACGCGCTGTGGCAGCGGTTCCGCGCCGCGCAGGACGCGTTCTTCTCCCGCCGCTCGGCGACCTTCTCCGAGCGCGACGCCGAGTTCGCCACGAACGCGACCCGCAAGGAGGAACTGCTCGTCGAGGCGGAGAAGATCGACCCCGGCACCAACCTCGACGGGGCGAAGGCGCAGCTGCGGCGGATCCAGGAGCAGTGGGACGAGATCGGCAAGGTGCCGCGGGAACGGATCCGCGAGCTGGACGGCAGGTTGAAGTCGGTGCAGGACCGGATCCGCGAGGTCGAGGAGAGCCAGTGGCGCCGGACCGACCCGGAAGCCCAGGCACGCGCCGCCCAGTTCCGGGAGCGGGTCGAGCAGTTCGAGGCGCAGGCCGCGAAGGCCAGGGCCGCCGGGGACGAGCGACGCGCGAAGAAGGCCGACGAGCAGGCGGCCCAGTGGCGGGAGTGGATGCAGGCCGCCGAGCAGGCGGTCGCGGACCGCTGA
- the dapF gene encoding diaminopimelate epimerase, with the protein MAIEFLKGHGTQNDFVVLPDPDGRLDLTAGRVAALCDRQRGLGADGVLRVVRTEAIGLAGDGEWFMDYRNADGSIAEMCGNGTRVFARYLVDNGLVPAREFVIGTRAGDRPVVVHPDLSVTVQMGPATITGASVAIVDGRNFSGVAVDVGNPHLVSVVDEDVDALDLTRAPRYDNDFFPEGVNLEFINPLGEQRLKMRVYERGVGETRACGTGTVAAVAAALHLAGTDTGKSAVDIPGGRVEVTVERGASTLTGPAEFVARGELDPAWWEKAG; encoded by the coding sequence GTGGCAATCGAGTTCCTCAAGGGGCATGGCACCCAGAACGACTTCGTGGTGCTCCCCGACCCCGACGGCCGGCTGGACCTGACGGCCGGCCGGGTCGCGGCGTTGTGCGACCGGCAGCGCGGGCTCGGTGCCGACGGCGTCCTGCGGGTGGTCCGTACCGAGGCGATCGGCCTTGCCGGTGACGGCGAATGGTTCATGGACTACCGCAACGCCGACGGGTCCATCGCCGAGATGTGCGGCAACGGCACGCGGGTGTTCGCGCGGTACCTCGTCGACAACGGCCTGGTGCCGGCCCGCGAGTTCGTGATCGGTACCCGCGCGGGTGACCGGCCGGTGGTGGTGCACCCCGATCTGTCGGTGACGGTGCAGATGGGGCCCGCCACGATCACCGGCGCGTCCGTGGCGATCGTGGATGGGCGCAACTTCTCCGGCGTGGCCGTCGACGTGGGCAACCCGCACCTGGTGTCCGTTGTGGACGAAGACGTCGACGCGCTGGACCTGACCCGCGCGCCGCGCTACGACAACGACTTCTTCCCCGAGGGCGTGAACCTGGAGTTCATCAACCCGCTCGGCGAGCAGCGCCTCAAGATGCGGGTGTACGAACGGGGAGTGGGCGAGACCCGCGCGTGCGGCACCGGCACGGTCGCGGCGGTCGCGGCCGCGCTGCACCTGGCGGGCACCGACACCGGGAAGTCCGCTGTGGACATTCCCGGCGGCAGGGTCGAGGTCACCGTGGAGCGGGGGGCATCGACGCTGACGGGTCCGGCGGAGTTCGTGGCGCGGGGTG